A part of Oncorhynchus clarkii lewisi isolate Uvic-CL-2024 chromosome 17, UVic_Ocla_1.0, whole genome shotgun sequence genomic DNA contains:
- the LOC139371052 gene encoding probable protein BRICK1, translated as MAGQEDPVQREIHQDWANREYIEVITSSIKKIADFLNSFDMSCRSRLATLNEKLTALERRIEYIEARVTKGETLT; from the exons ATGGCCGGTCAAGAAGATCCTGTGCAGAGGGAGATCCACCAAGACTGGGCAAATCGAGAATACATTGAGGTTATCACGAGCAGCATAAAGAAAATAGCAGATTTCCTCAATTCCTTTG ATATGTCCTGCCGGTCTCGTTTGGCCACCCTAAATGAAAAGCTGACAGCGTTAGAGAGGAGAATTGAGTACATTGAAGCAAGG GTCACAAAAGGAGAGACATTGACCTAA